One Solanum lycopersicum chromosome 4, SLM_r2.1 DNA window includes the following coding sequences:
- the LOC101261511 gene encoding tetraspanin-6, giving the protein MYRFSNTVIGFLNLFTLLASIPIIGAGLWMARSSTTCEKFLQTPLLFIGFIILIVSLAGFIGACFHVAWALWLYLFVMLFLIGALMGLTVFGFVVTSQGGGLDVPGKVYKEYHLQNYSPWLRKRIKDPQYWLTVRACILGSKTCANVITWTPYDYLTKDLTPIQSGCCKPPTACNYGLTTMTQEADCYQWNNDPNLLCYECDSCKAGVLEDVRRDWQKISVLNIVMLVLLIGIYSIGCCAFQNTKRAVSDYPHGENRMYKVRPRWDFYWWRWWHDRRHQLY; this is encoded by the exons ATGTATAGATTTAGCAACACAGTAATAGGTTTCTTGAATCTATTCACACTTTTAGCATCCATTCCGATCATAGGTGCTGGATTATGGATGGCAAGGAGTAGTACAACATGTGAGAAATTTCTTCAAACACCACTTTTGTTCATAGGTTTCATAATCCTTATAGTTTCATTGGCTGGTTTCATTGGTGCTTGTTTCCATGTTGCATGGGCACTTTGGCTCTACTTATTTGTCATGTTGTTCCTCATAGGGGCATTAATGGGGCTAACTGTTTTTGGTTTTGTGGTAACAAGCCAAGGTGGTGGACTTGATGTGCCTGGTAAAGTATATAAAGAGTATCATCTTCAAAATTACTCACCATGGTTGAGAAAGAGGATTAAGGATCCTCAATATTGGCTCACTGTTAGAGCTTGTATTTTGGGTTCCAAGACTTGTGCTAATGTTATTACTTGGACTCCCTATGATTATCTTACGAAAGATTTGACTCCTATTCAG TCAGGATGTTGCAAGCCACCAACAGCATGCAACTATGGATTGACAACAATGACACAAGAGGCAGATTGTTACCAATGGAACAATGATCCAAATTTGCTATGCTATGAGTGTGATTCATGCAAAGCTGGAGTTCTTGAAGATGTGAGAAGGGATTGGCAAAAGATATCAGTTCTTAACATTGTCATGCTTGTCTTACTCATTGGAATTTACTCCATTGGTTGTTGTGCTTTTCAAAACACCAAAAGGGCTGTATCTGATTATCCACATGGTGAAAACCGTATGTATAAAGTCAGACCGAGATGGGATTTCTACTG GTGGAGATGGTGGCATGACAGGAGACATCAGCTTTATTAG